The segment TCGGAGTTCACGGAGATGATGATTCCTGAATCCTGCATGCCGGCGAGGTGCTGAATCTGGCCGGAGATACCGCAGGCGATATACACCTTCGGGCGGACCGCTTTATTTATGGGAGGGGGAAGAATCCCCCTCGCTTCAGCCCTGGCCCCGCCCTTATAGTCATTCCCTTCGGGAATATTGTTCCGAACCCGCCCCGGCCAGGTCTTACGCTACCCCCACTGCGGGTGCTCAATCGCCGCACCCGCAACGCCCGGGCTTGACTGCTTAAAAACTTCAAATAACATCGAAATAGGCCTTGATGCAACAACCCCCTCTACCCTCTTCAAGTAAAAGAATGTATATTTAGAGTACGGAGGTATCTTATGACTGAAAATATCATAGAAAGAACCCTCAGGGCAATTAAGTCCGCAGATCATTCGCCGGAAGCCGCGCGTAGGCGTCTTCTGAGAGCTGGTATTATTACCAAATCTGGCCGTCTGAGCAAGATTTATCGCGAACCGGCAACAGTCCAAAAGTAATTTAGGTATGGACGATCTTTATCTAGAACGACCGAATCTTTACATCGGGTTTCATGGTTGTGAAAAAGAAAGTGGCTTGAAACTCGTCAATGAGCCTAAGGACATTATTTCAAGCAAGGCCGATCACGAATGGTTGGGAAAAGGTTTTTATGTTTGGGAAAATAACCAAGATCGTGCGTGGGATTGGGCGAAAAATCACAAACCCGTACCATTCAAGGATCCTTTTGTAATCGGAGTCGTTTATACTTTAGGTACCTGTCTTGATTTGACGGATTCTCATTTCATAGATCTATTGAGTTTGAATTTTGAATCGTTAAGTGACGACCTAAAAAAGTTAAGCAATAAAAATGGTTTGCACAAACTTGATTGTGCGGTCATAGAACATCTTCACGAAACATGTGAGGAATTTGACAGTACGTTTAGATACGATTCTGTCCGTGGAGCCTTTTACGAAGGCGATGTTGCTTACAAGGGTACCGAGATTCGAAAGAAAAATCACATTCAGGTTTGCCTTCGCAACATGAATTGCATAAAGGGCTTTTTCTTGCCCCGCTGCTAGGATTGATATTCCGTTTTATGCAATGAAAACCGCAGTGTTGTAGCTGCGGTTCTTTTTTAGTTTTTTTCGCTCGCTAAAAAAAGGCAAAATAAGCATTTCGCTGTATAGTAAAATCTAAAAATCCTTTTATTATACGCGAAATTATACAAATTGATAAAAATTCGCAAATTTTGTATAGAAAAACTGTTCGCGATAGGCGGACGGGAAAATATATTTAGATTACAATGAAGTCTGTAATTGAATATGAAGATTACCGTTCCTTTATGAACGATTACTACCAGTGGAAAAAGCGGACGTCTGCTTTCTCCTGGCGTGATTTTACAAAGAAGGGAGGGTTTACTTCACCCAATTATATGAAGATTGTGTGTGAAGGCAAGAGCGGCTTGTCGAAGAATGGAATTGAACATGCCGCTGACGCGATGGATCTTGTGGGTGCTGAAAGAGAATATTTTAGACAACTTGTGAAATTTGGACAGGCAAAGAATGATGCAGACAAGAAGGCTGCCTATACAGAAATGAAGGAAATTGCCAGTGCTCACAAGGTCCGTGTTTTAGAAGGGGAATCAGTCTCTTTTTACGAATCGTGGAAATATCCTGTGCTGCGCGAACTTGCTCCCATGATGCCCGGAGCGAAGCCTCTGGAAGTGGCCAAGGCGTGTGGAGGGGCTTTCTCGGCCGAGGAGGTCCGCGATGCGTTGGCATTCTTGACCCGAGCGAAGTTCTTGAAGAAGACTGCGGATGATGTGTACGAGCAAGTGGATAGGTCTCTCCAGATGTCCGTTGCCGCCATGCCGGTGCTCGTTCGTGAAATGCATAAGGAAATGGCTGATTTCGCAAGAGAGGCTGTTGAAAAGTACCCCATAGATGAACGGAATTTTACCGGCATCACCATGGGAATAGACGATGACGACTATGCCGAAATTTTAAAGGAACTGGACGCTTGTCGTAAAAGAATCATATCCATTGCGACAGCCAAAAAGGGCGGAAACAGAGTGTACCGGTTGAATATGCAGATGTTTCCGCTTACAGAAAAAATTCAGAACAATGAAACCTCACTTAAAAATAAGGAGCATAACCATGAATAAAAAAATCATTATTTCCGCTGCTGCTATTATCGCTTTAGCAGCCTGCTCCGAAGATAAGGGAGCAGTATCCACCGTTGGAACAGAACCTTCAACAGAAGCGCCTGTTACTGCAGAAACGTCTTTAACCGATGCTGACATTGCGTTCATGAACAGTATGCTGGATTCCTTTGGAAACCGCAGTAAGGCTGTTGTTTCTGACGGTGTTAACGACGTGACACCGACAGATGAACCGACGCTCACCCTTTCGCCGGTCTTGTTTACTTTTACGACCGAAAAGGAAGTTGTATACAACGAGATAAAGTCCAACGGAAGCTGTTGGGTAAATCTGTATGACGAAGAAAAAGGTATTTCCTTTTACAAGTCTAAAAAGGAAAAGATTCCTGGCTATAGCACCATTCTTGATCAATACGATGACGCAACCATTCTCCTCAAGGAAAACGAAGGGTCGCTTTACATACAGGATTTGCACTATAAAACCTTTGCTGGAAAGACGGAACTTTGTGTGGCCGACAGCATAGCTTATGTTGCCGAATGCAACGAGAAAGGCGGCCTTTACAGGATTTACAATGACGGCTGCGGCTCTTCCCTCGAAATGTCCTGTGTAGCCAAGGTCTCTGGTCAGACTGAACTCAAAACTATCGCCAATACATTCAAGGGTGAGTGCGAAACATTTATTGCGAATCTCCCCGAAGCGGAAGAATTGCCTACCGTGCATTGCCAAGGCGATACGGAAAACGGAATGGTCTGCGACACAACTTGGAATGAGTAAGGAATGATTTTTAGGGCTTCTTGACAATGAGATTTGATTTCGGATTACTATTGCTTTGTTCGCTTACTTTGCTGCTGGAATCTTGTTCTGAATCGAACAAGGTTTCTGGCGGTACAATCGAAGACCAGAATGCTCTTTTAGAGAAACAGGTGAACGATTGGTATAATTATGGCTTGGATTTGAACGAGGCTGCATATGCCAAAATAGATGGAGGCAGATTGGCCGTTTTGGATGATGGCTCGGGCGCTCGTGCAGAGTGTACCGCGGATAGTGCATCCATAGCGATGACCATACAAATTTCCGGTTCTGTTGCGGTGACAACCTTGAAAGCGGAGGGACTCGAACAATCCTGTGATTCTGCTTTTGCCGAGTTCAAGACTAATTGCGATAATAAATCGAATAGCGAATTCTTTACCCTAAGTGAAGGCTGTAAGGAAGGAGCTTTTGATGCCGCTTGTCGAGTAAAGGCAATAGAATCTGATTCTGCGAATATCTTGATAACTTATTTTAGTGCTATTGCAACAAATCGGTGTTTTGAAATGTCAAGAAATGCCCAAAATTCAACGGGTAGAGGGGTAACACCGTCTTCTTCGTCAAAAGAGGGTGAAAGTTCAAGCTCTTCTACTGCTGGCGGGCGAGAGCCTTTGTCAACTATATCTCCTAGCGATACGGCAATAACAATCAAATATGACCAAACACTTGAAAATTATGTCTTGCAGTATGCTTCAAGTGTTGATCAACTTTCTTTTGACGAACATGTAATTGCATACAACGGATTGCCAAGTATGAATTGTATAGATTTTACGGAATTGACCTTGAAAGTAAACACGATGGAGCTAAAATCGCCTTTGGTTAAAATTGAAGAAAACGACATCCCACAGTGTTTTCCGATGACGGCGAAAATAATGAAAAATCGCCTAAAAGAAAAGAATGAAAGTTGCCAATATTTTATAACGTTTGTGGATGGCGGCGGCTTGCTTACTGGAAGTATTTTGAGTCATGTTGCCGATGGCGAACTGGAGTTTACGAAAGTGAAGCCTAGTGGGGAATGTGTCTCTACTGATGATTATTTTTCTGTATTCTTCCTAATTGAAGATTGCAAAAATGAAATAATGTCAACGGAACCGCAAGTTACACACAAAACTTATGAAAGCGAATTCTGGAAATGTGAAGATGGAAACTACAACCCTAATCCGAAGGCGAACCCCTATGGGGAGTGGTTTAGGGATTCATTGATTTTATAGTTAATTAACAGAATTCTCAAGTGATGTCTGCAATTTGTATGGTGCTAGCTCAACTAGCACGTTATATACTAGTGGGCGGATTTGCCTTTGTAATTGATTTTGGCTTGTTTTCTCTTTGCCTTTACTGTCTTGGATGGCAATATTTGCTTGCAAATCTTATAGGGTTGGTTGCTGGGCTGTGCTTGAATTATGCATTGAGCATAAGTTGGGTTTTCCGTAATAGTAAACGTCGACTAGAAAAGCGCAAATTGGCAGAATTTGCCGTGTTTGCTTTGGTTGGGTTAATGGGTGTGGGCCTTAATGAACTTTTGATGTTGTTGATGGTTGGCTTCTTAAGTTTGCAAGAATTGTATTCAAAAATGATGGCTGCTGTAGTTGTTTTGATGTGGAATTTTTGTGCTCGCAAGCTGATTTTGTTTAATGAATGAAAACTATAAAAAATCTAGTCGGATTACTGTAATTGCTGGTGCTGGTCCTGCGGGCTTGACCGCGGCGCTTGAACTTTTGCGAACAACAGATGTTAAACCTGTGATTTTTGAAGCGGAAGATGTCATCGGCGGTATCTCGCGTACGGCACGCTACAACGGCAACCGCATGGATATTGGCGGCCACCGCTTTTTTAGCAAGAGCGATACCGTGATGGATTGGTGGCAGGGAATTTTGCCGCTCCAGGGTGTCGCGAGCAAGGACGACATCGCGATTGGCCGCACGGTTCCGCTGACGGAAGGCGGCCCCGACCCGGAGAAGACGGACTACGTGATGCTCTGCCGCAGTCGCCTTTCGCGAATTCTCTTTTTGCGCAAGTTGTTCAATTACCCCATCAGTTTGAACGGCGATACGATTCGCAACCTTGGGCTTTGGCGCATGATGAAAATCGGCCTTAGCTACATCAAGGTGCAGTTGATGCCTGCCCGCAAAGAAAACAGCCTCGAAGACTTCATGATCAACCGCTTTGGCGTGGAACTTTACCGCACGTTCTTCCGCGACTACACCGAAAAGGTGTGGGGCGTGCCGTGCAGCAAGATTAGCCCCGACTGGGGCGGCCAGCGCATCAAGGGACTCTCGATTACGAAAACCGTGGTGCATGCCGTCAAGCAGATTTTTGCAGGCAAGAAAAAT is part of the Fibrobacter sp. UWB15 genome and harbors:
- a CDS encoding TIGR02147 family protein; this encodes MKSVIEYEDYRSFMNDYYQWKKRTSAFSWRDFTKKGGFTSPNYMKIVCEGKSGLSKNGIEHAADAMDLVGAEREYFRQLVKFGQAKNDADKKAAYTEMKEIASAHKVRVLEGESVSFYESWKYPVLRELAPMMPGAKPLEVAKACGGAFSAEEVRDALAFLTRAKFLKKTADDVYEQVDRSLQMSVAAMPVLVREMHKEMADFAREAVEKYPIDERNFTGITMGIDDDDYAEILKELDACRKRIISIATAKKGGNRVYRLNMQMFPLTEKIQNNETSLKNKEHNHE
- a CDS encoding GtrA family protein, whose amino-acid sequence is MSAICMVLAQLARYILVGGFAFVIDFGLFSLCLYCLGWQYLLANLIGLVAGLCLNYALSISWVFRNSKRRLEKRKLAEFAVFALVGLMGVGLNELLMLLMVGFLSLQELYSKMMAAVVVLMWNFCARKLILFNE